TGAGCGGGCTTGTCGAATCGTCGCACCGCCCGCGCTGGGGGGCGAAGCCGCCCCAATAAGTCCGCCGCGCCGTATCAGTTAGAACACAGTGGCAGGTTTTAGGGCGGCTTCGCCCCCCAGCGCGGGGCAAGCCCGCTCACTACAAGCAAAGTGCCACAGCGTTAAGCCCCAGCCCGAGCCTGCAGACTCAGGTGCGCCCGCTCCCCCGGCGCCAGGCTCGCCCCCGCCATCGCCGCCTCCACGCACACAAACCCCGACGCCTCGTTGAAGCTCACCCCCAACAACGGCCGGCTGCCGGGGTGCCATACCACCGTGTCGGCAGTCTCGCCCGTATCGATGCACAGTTCCCGCTGCCAGGCATGGTCCTTGAGCTGCAATTCGCCGTCATGCTGGAACACCCGCTGGCAGCCGCCATCTACCCGCAATTCGCCTTCCTGCTGGCAAACCTGGCGATTGAGCTGATCGTAACCCTGCGCACCGTCGAGCCCAGACAGCGCTACCTCATCGACGTGACCAATACGCCAATACGCGTGCAAAGCATGGCTCAGCTGGCATGGCAACTCGTCTTGATGCTCGGTGCTCAGGCGCAGTTCAAGGGCTTCACCCAGATGCGCATGCAAGTCCACCTGCCAGTCGCACAACTGCAACTGCCAGTGCAGGCGCACACCGTCGTCGTCAGTGCTGCTGTCCAGCAGTTTCCAATCGATCAGCCGTGCCCAGCCATGGGAAGGCCATGCATTTTCGCTCGGGTGGCGGCCATACCACGGCCAGCACACCGGCACGCCGCCACGGATGGCGCCGACTTGTGGCCATTTGGCTGCACACCACAGCCAGGGTTTCTGACCACGGGGCTGGAAGTGCAAGAGCTGCGCGCCTTGGCGACTGAACACCGCTTGGCACAGCGGATGGTCAATCACCAACACATCACGCAACTGAAAGCGCTCCCAGGCGTACACCGGACGCTCGCGCAGGGATTTGAAAAAGCGTTGCAGCGGTTGCTCATGCATGTGCCACAGTCCTGAAAGTCATGTCGCTCAAATGCGCCCCACTGTAGGAGCGAGCTTGCTCGCGAATAACGCCAAGACACCGCGTACTTCCTGGATTCACGCGTCATCGTTGACGATTTCGCGAGCAAGCTCGCTCCTACAGGGAGGTGCCCTCGACCCAAAAAAAAGCGGATAGCCAGGGCTATCCGCAAAATGCGCACAGAGAGAAGGAGCTTATCGCAACAGCGTTAGAACGTAGACTGGATTTTCAGGCCAGCCACCAGCGCGTTGTCGACTTTGTCCACGCCGCCAGGTTGCACGACGTATTGCAGGTTGGGACGCACGGTCAGCCAGTTGGTGACGTGGAAGCCGTAGTTGATTTCGAAGTTGTACTCGGTTTCGCGGATCGGCGTGTACAGCGGGTTGTCGTAGTCGCTGACACCGTTGGCGGCGTTGCGCAGTTCCGAGTCTTCCTTCACGTCCTTGTTGACGTGCAGGCGCGCGGCACCAATGCCGACGTCATCTTTTGGACGCGCATCGAATGGGCCTTTGTACACCAGCATGATCGATTGATAGTTGTCGACCAGGTTGGTTTCCTTGTCGTGGAAGGTGGCGTTGGCAGCGATGTTCAGGCCACGCGTAGCGTCGCCGTTGTGCGTGGTGAGTTGCTGCTGCGCAACGAACCAGTAGCCTTTCTTGCTGCTGCGGGTGCGGTAAGCCGCGCCAGTGGTGGCCGCATCGTTGCCGTTGATGTCTTCACGGACATCGGAAGCATCGGCTGCGCTCTTGTAGTAACCCACGCGGTATTCGCCCGGCAGGTTATTCACCTTCGGCGACCAGACCAATTCCACCGGAATCACGGTGCCCTTGGTGCCACTGCCGCTGAGTTTGAAGCCGTTGCCGTGCTCCAACTGCGATGGGTTCTGGTTGTACGCACCGATTTGCGCATACAGCTCAGGCGTGATGTTGTACTTCACGCGGATGGCTGCCTGGCTGACCGGCCAGTTGTACCAGGTGTTCACGTAGTTACCGACCTGCGAGCCGCAGAACGACAGGTTCTGGAAGTCGCACGGGAAGGTGTTGAAGTCTTCGCCCTCACCGAAGTAACCCAGTTTCACATCCAGCTTGTTGTCGAACATCTGGTGCTGGATCCAGAACTGGGTCAGACGCACCATGTGGCCACGGCCATAGACTTCCATGGACGAACTCAGCGTGCCGGCACGTGGGTCGCCAATGCGGTCGTTGGAGATGTTCTGGCCATTACGGTTGGTGAACTGGATCTTGGCCTGGGTGTTGTCCCAGCCCCAGAGTTTTTGCAGGTCAAGCGCGACGCCCAGACCGAACTGGTCAGCGTAGCGACCGGTCTTGTCGTCGTTGTAACCGCCGTGGGCGTTGTAGCCCATTTCCCCGACGTAATCGGCCTTGATGTCGATACCCTGCTCGATCAGCTTGGTACGCTCACCGCCCCAATCGCCGGTCATCCACTTCGAATCAGCACTGAATGCATCGGCCGCCATCGCATTGGCGGACAGAACCAGGGCTGCTGCAGCTGTCATTTGGCAGATCAGCCGAGTGTTGTTGTGTTGCTTTTTCATCCCTACATCCTCGTCTTTATTGTTATTAAACTGTTTTTATCTAACGTGGTTTACATTTTTTATCTGAAACAACAACTTATCTGCTTCAGCGGCCTTTGAATTGGGCCACGTTATCGGCATGCCCCTGTGCGGGCAATGAGGAAGCAGTGCCCAGTCGCTCGCCTGTGTTGGCGTCGAACAGCAGTACCTTGGAAGGATCAAATTGCAACGTCAACGTCTCGCCCACTTGCGGCGCCACGTCGGGGGCCAGACGGCAGCATACCTTGGTGTCATTGAGCTGCACGAACACCAGGGTGTCCGGGCCGGTCGGCTCGGTGACCTGGACTTCGGCGCGAATGGCCGAGGCACTGTTGCCCTCGCCCGTCGCCAGCATGATTTGCTCCGGACGCAGGCCCAGGATCACGTCACGGTCTTCGAGCCCGGCGTCGCTCATGTTCAGCACCAGCTCGCAACGGGCCTGGCCGCTGTCGAGCAGGGCCACCAGGCGACCGTCCTTGCGTTGCAGGCGCAGGGGCACGAAGTTCATTGGCGGCGAGCCGATAAAGCTCGCCACGAACTGGTTGGCCGGGTTGTTGTAGATCTCTTTCGGCGTGCCGAACTGCTGGATGATGCCGTCCTTCATCACCGCGACTTTATCGCCCAGGGTCATCGCTTCGATCTGGTCGTGGGTCACGTAGACCGTGGTGGTCTTGAGACGCTGGTGCATCAGTTTCATTTCGGTGCGCATCTCGACGCGCAGCTTGGCGTCGAGGTTGGACAGCGGTTCGTCAAACAGGTAGATCTTGGGGCGACGCGCCAGGGCACGGCCCATCGCGACACGCTGTTGCTGGCCGCCGGAGAGCTGGCCCGGCTTGCGGTTGAGCAGGTGCTCGATCTGCAGCAGCTTGGCGACGCGCGCCACTTCGGCATCGATGTCGGCCTGGGGCATTTTGCGGATCTTGAGGCCGAACTCGATGTTCTCGCGCACGCTCATGGTCGGGTACAGCGCGTAGGACTGGAACACCATGGCGATGTCGCGGTCCTTGGGGCTCATGCCGCTCACATCCTGGTCACCGATCATGATCGCGCCGCCGGTGATGGTCTCAAGGCCGGCGATGCAGTTCATCAGCGTGGATTTGCCGCAACCCGAAGGGCCGACCAGGATCAGGAATTCGCCTTCCTTGATCGACAGTTCGATGTTCTTCAAGGTGTCGGGCAGGCCGGCGCCATAGGTCTTGTTTACATTGCGAAGTTCAAGCGTAGCCATGATTACCCCTTGACCGCGCCGGCCGTGAGGCCGCGCACGAAATACTTGCCTGCGATCACATAGACCAGCAGGGTCGGCAGCCCGGCGATCATCGCCGCCGCCATATCCACGTTATATTCCTTGGCCCCGGTGCTGGTGTTGACCAGGTTGTTCAGCGCCACCGTGATGGGCTGGGAGTCGCCGCTGGAGAACACCACGCCGAACAGGAAGTCGTTCCAGATCTGGGTGAACTGCCAGATCAGGCAGACCATGATGATCGGCGTCGACATCGGCAGAATGATCTGACGGAAGATGGTGAAGAAACCGGCACCGTCCAGGCGAGCCGCCTTGATCAGCGCATCCGGAATGCTCACGTAGTAGTTACGGAAGAACAGCGTGGTGAACGCCAGGCCGTAGACCACATGGACAAATACCAGGCCGGTGGTGGTGCTGGCCAGGCCCATCTTGCCCAAGGTGAACGACGCGGGCAGCAACACGGTCTGGAACGGCAGGAAGCAGCCGAACAGCAACAAGCCGAAAAACAACTGCGAACCGCGGAAGCGCCAGAACGACAGCACGTAGCCGTTCAACGCCCCGATGGCGGTGGAGATCAGCACGGCCGGAACGGTGATCTTGATCGAGTTCCAGAAGTAGCCGTCCACGGTGGCCCACGCCTTGACCCAGCCAATGCCGGTGACCACGGTCGGCCAGCTCAGCAGGTTGCCGGTGCTGATGTCTTCCGGGGTCTTGAAGCTGGTGAGCAGCATCACCACCAGTGGCACCAGGTACAGCAGCACCGCGAAGATCAGCACCGCGTAGATCGCGATGCGACTCAGGCTGATGGCAGGTTTGGAGGCGAGACTAGTCATTACGTTTGGTCCTCAGCTCGGAGTAGAGGTAAGGCACGATGATCGCGAGGATCGCACCGAGCATCAGGATTGCACTGGCCGAGCCCATGCCCATCTGGCCACGGCTGAAGGTGAACGAGTACATGAACATGGCAGGCAGGTCGGACGAATAGCCCGGGCCGCCGGCCGTCATTGCCGCCACCAGGTCGAAGCTCTTGATCGCAATGTGCGCCAAAATCATCACCGCACTGAAGAACACCGGACGCAGGCTTGGCAGCACCACGCTCCAGTAGATGCGCGGCAGACTCGCGCCGTCGATTTGCGCGGCGCGGATGATCGATTGGTCAACGCCACGCAGGCCGGCGAGGAACATGGCCATGATAAAGCCGGAAGCTTGCCATACGGCAGCGATCACCAGGCAGTAGACCACGCGGTCGGGGTCGATCAGCCAGTCGAGACGGAAGCCCTCCCAGCCCCAGTCACGCAGGAGTTTGTCCAGGCCCATGCCCGGGTTGAGCAGCCATTTCCAGGCGGTACCGGTGACGATCATCGAGAGCGCCATCGGGTACAGGTAAATGGTGCGGATAAA
Above is a genomic segment from Pseudomonas azadiae containing:
- a CDS encoding ABC transporter ATP-binding protein, which encodes MATLELRNVNKTYGAGLPDTLKNIELSIKEGEFLILVGPSGCGKSTLMNCIAGLETITGGAIMIGDQDVSGMSPKDRDIAMVFQSYALYPTMSVRENIEFGLKIRKMPQADIDAEVARVAKLLQIEHLLNRKPGQLSGGQQQRVAMGRALARRPKIYLFDEPLSNLDAKLRVEMRTEMKLMHQRLKTTTVYVTHDQIEAMTLGDKVAVMKDGIIQQFGTPKEIYNNPANQFVASFIGSPPMNFVPLRLQRKDGRLVALLDSGQARCELVLNMSDAGLEDRDVILGLRPEQIMLATGEGNSASAIRAEVQVTEPTGPDTLVFVQLNDTKVCCRLAPDVAPQVGETLTLQFDPSKVLLFDANTGERLGTASSLPAQGHADNVAQFKGR
- a CDS encoding D-hexose-6-phosphate mutarotase; the encoded protein is MHEQPLQRFFKSLRERPVYAWERFQLRDVLVIDHPLCQAVFSRQGAQLLHFQPRGQKPWLWCAAKWPQVGAIRGGVPVCWPWYGRHPSENAWPSHGWARLIDWKLLDSSTDDDGVRLHWQLQLCDWQVDLHAHLGEALELRLSTEHQDELPCQLSHALHAYWRIGHVDEVALSGLDGAQGYDQLNRQVCQQEGELRVDGGCQRVFQHDGELQLKDHAWQRELCIDTGETADTVVWHPGSRPLLGVSFNEASGFVCVEAAMAGASLAPGERAHLSLQARAGA
- a CDS encoding carbohydrate ABC transporter permease produces the protein MTSLASKPAISLSRIAIYAVLIFAVLLYLVPLVVMLLTSFKTPEDISTGNLLSWPTVVTGIGWVKAWATVDGYFWNSIKITVPAVLISTAIGALNGYVLSFWRFRGSQLFFGLLLFGCFLPFQTVLLPASFTLGKMGLASTTTGLVFVHVVYGLAFTTLFFRNYYVSIPDALIKAARLDGAGFFTIFRQIILPMSTPIIMVCLIWQFTQIWNDFLFGVVFSSGDSQPITVALNNLVNTSTGAKEYNVDMAAAMIAGLPTLLVYVIAGKYFVRGLTAGAVKG
- a CDS encoding carbohydrate porin, producing MKKQHNNTRLICQMTAAAALVLSANAMAADAFSADSKWMTGDWGGERTKLIEQGIDIKADYVGEMGYNAHGGYNDDKTGRYADQFGLGVALDLQKLWGWDNTQAKIQFTNRNGQNISNDRIGDPRAGTLSSSMEVYGRGHMVRLTQFWIQHQMFDNKLDVKLGYFGEGEDFNTFPCDFQNLSFCGSQVGNYVNTWYNWPVSQAAIRVKYNITPELYAQIGAYNQNPSQLEHGNGFKLSGSGTKGTVIPVELVWSPKVNNLPGEYRVGYYKSAADASDVREDINGNDAATTGAAYRTRSSKKGYWFVAQQQLTTHNGDATRGLNIAANATFHDKETNLVDNYQSIMLVYKGPFDARPKDDVGIGAARLHVNKDVKEDSELRNAANGVSDYDNPLYTPIRETEYNFEINYGFHVTNWLTVRPNLQYVVQPGGVDKVDNALVAGLKIQSTF
- a CDS encoding carbohydrate ABC transporter permease — protein: MSSVAVFSKASPFDALQRWLPKLVLAPSMFIVLVGFYGYILWTFVLSFTNSTFLPTYKWAGLAQYARLFDNDRWWVASKNLAVFGGMFIGITLVIGVILAIFLDQKIRREGFIRTIYLYPMALSMIVTGTAWKWLLNPGMGLDKLLRDWGWEGFRLDWLIDPDRVVYCLVIAAVWQASGFIMAMFLAGLRGVDQSIIRAAQIDGASLPRIYWSVVLPSLRPVFFSAVMILAHIAIKSFDLVAAMTAGGPGYSSDLPAMFMYSFTFSRGQMGMGSASAILMLGAILAIIVPYLYSELRTKRND